AGATCCTGTATCATGTTGGATGTCTTGGTATCAACAGCACCTGTAGGCTCATCCGCAAGAAGGATCTTAGGATTGTTTGCCAGCGCTATGGCTATAGCGACTCTCTGCTGCTCACCACCTGACATCTGTGAAGGATAAGAATTGATCTTATCCTCTAGTCCAACCCTGCAGAGCAGGTCGTGTGCTCTCGCATATTTGTCTTCCTTATTGCTCTTATCAAAGTACATTGGAACCTGCACATTCTCGATAGCTGTCATATACGGAAGCAGATTTCTTGAGTTCTTCTGCCACACAAATCCTACCGTGTGCTTTCTGTACTCAACCAGCTCCTTGTCCGTCATGGCAAACAGGTCCTTGCCATCTACATACAGCTTTCCGGCTGTCGGTCTCTCAAGTCCGCCTATCATGTTGAGCAGTGTGGACTTTCCTGATCCGGACTTTCCTATGACTGCCATCAGCTCTCCATACTTGATGTTGAGCTCAAGTCCCTGAAGAGCCATTACCTCGACATCATCTGTCTTGTATATCTTTACCAGACTGTCACACTCTATGATGTTTTCATTTGTCTCCTGACTAGGAGCGGAACCGTCCGCATCTGATGTTCCACTTTGAACATCCTCACTGCCCTGCTCCGTCTGATCCATACCATATACGAACTCTTTCTGTTCTGGCTCAATCTGTTCTGGTTCATTCTGTCCCTGTACTGCGGTATCAGGTCTTGTATCCACATTACTATCCGGTGTTATAGTATCCGGTGTCTCATTTTTTTTCTTCTTAAACAAATGCTTATCGCCCAACTATCTCACCATCCTCTATCTCATATACCACATCTCCAAGTTCCATCAGTTTAGGGTCATGGGTAGTCATGACAATCGTTATTCCCTCTTTGTATACAAGCTCCTGGAAAAGCTTCATGACCGCAAGTCCAGACGCCGTATCCAAGGCACCTGTAGGCTCATCTGCAAATATTACCTTTGGCTTATGCGCCACTGCCCTTGCAATAGCAACTCTCTGCTGCTCACCACCTGACATCTGATTAGGGAAGTGAGACATTCTTGATGAAAGTCCCACCAGATCAAGTACCTCCCTTATCCTGGCATCTCTGTTTCCCTCATACTCGGCAAGCCTGAGTCCGAAGTCTACGTTCTCATACGCACTCATAATCGGTATGAGTGCCACCGACTGGAATACGAATCCGATATTGTATCTTCTGAGTTTTTCCTTCTCTTTCTCATTCATCTGGCTGTAGACATGCTCGCCTATGATGACATCGCCCTCTGTCGGATCGTCCAGGGCGCTCAGTATGTTCAGAAGAGTGGTCTTTCCTGAACCAGAACGGCCCTTCAGTATTGTAAGCTTGCCTGCAGGCACCTGCATGTCTATGCCCTTGAGTGCATAGAAATCCTCACCGCTTCCAAGTCTGAAGCATCTCTTGATTCCTTTGGCCTCTATCATGATATCGTCCATGACTGAAGCCCCCTTCTTAAGCTCTGCGGCAGGATCAAATATATATTCTGTATTGTTTGTATTTTCACCCATAGATTAATCCTCCCCCAGCTTCAATGCCTGTGTGATATTCATCTTCTTCAGAATAGTCCTTATAACTATGAAGCAGACGATGAACATAAATATAACTACTGCCGTCAGCTTTATCAGGTCATATGGATCCACCGCTATCGATATTGCTATATTGTGTGCCTCCGGCAGATAAACAACAGCAACCAGCTTGACAAACAGAATAGTTGCCGCAACCCCCACTCCATATCCCGCCAGACTGGCAAGAACCGAGCTGAATATCTGCTCATTTATAAGCATCTTGTTGATCTCATGCATACTCATACCCATAGCTCTGTATATACCGAACATAAGCTCTCTCTGCTTGATGGATGTTATCCAGTATATCAGGAATCCAACCATACAGAGTATGATTGCTATTATAAATGACAGTGAGAACAAACCGTTTGTGATAAGTACGAGAGGTGACTCCTGCATCTCCTTTATATCCTTATCAAGGCTGTCATACTGTACTATGTTGATATCCTCTGCATCAATTGCTCTTAGTGCATCTTTATAGCTCTTGCCGTCCGCAAGTCTCATCCACACCTGATATGGTGTCTGACTGAATGCACTTACAACATACGCATAGTTTGCAACAACGAGATATCTCTCAACTTCCTCCATCTCTCCATCAGAGTTCTTCTGGTACAC
This sequence is a window from Coprococcus eutactus. Protein-coding genes within it:
- a CDS encoding ABC transporter ATP-binding protein, which encodes MFKKKKNETPDTITPDSNVDTRPDTAVQGQNEPEQIEPEQKEFVYGMDQTEQGSEDVQSGTSDADGSAPSQETNENIIECDSLVKIYKTDDVEVMALQGLELNIKYGELMAVIGKSGSGKSTLLNMIGGLERPTAGKLYVDGKDLFAMTDKELVEYRKHTVGFVWQKNSRNLLPYMTAIENVQVPMYFDKSNKEDKYARAHDLLCRVGLEDKINSYPSQMSGGEQQRVAIAIALANNPKILLADEPTGAVDTKTSNMIQDLFRKLNEELGITIIIVTHDISLANKVGRVVMIADGKISTEKIMKESYKDRMNELSTDGFSSDDSHEEYSILDKANRVQISPDILAAAGIDSNKVKVQVVDGKVIITKE
- a CDS encoding ABC transporter ATP-binding protein, whose protein sequence is MGENTNNTEYIFDPAAELKKGASVMDDIMIEAKGIKRCFRLGSGEDFYALKGIDMQVPAGKLTILKGRSGSGKTTLLNILSALDDPTEGDVIIGEHVYSQMNEKEKEKLRRYNIGFVFQSVALIPIMSAYENVDFGLRLAEYEGNRDARIREVLDLVGLSSRMSHFPNQMSGGEQQRVAIARAVAHKPKVIFADEPTGALDTASGLAVMKLFQELVYKEGITIVMTTHDPKLMELGDVVYEIEDGEIVGR